The genomic window CTGACGAATCCGAACAAGAACCGGCCCAATCTCACCTATGAGTTTCTGGGGATCACGCGCGTGTGGCGCTGGACGAGAGAAAGGATGCAGGAGGCGTATGAAGCGGGCCTCGTTGTCCAGACCAAGCCGGGTGCCGTTCCGCAACTGAAGCGATATCTCGATGAGCAGGAAGGCAACCCGGTTGGGGATATCTGGACCGATATTCGACCGGTTCAGGCGCAATCGAAGGAAGATCGTCATCTCGGCTATCCGACGCAAAAGCCCCGCGCGCTGCTCGAACGCATCATATCGGCATCCTCCAATTCCGGCGATGTGATCCTCGATCCATTTTGCGGCTGCGGCACCGCGGTCGATGCCGCGCAGAAGCTCGGGCGCGATTGGATCGGGATCGACGTCACCCATATCGCCATCGGGATGATCGAGGACCGGATGCGCAGCGGCTATCCGGGGATCGAATTCGAGACGATCGGCGTGCCCAAGGACCTGGCCAGCGCCGAGCGGCTGGCCGAGGAGGACCCGCACCAGTTCCAGCAATGGGTGTCGTGGCAGGTCGGCGGCTTCCCGCGCGAAAAGAAGGGCGGGGACCGGGGTGTCGATGGCTGGTTCAACTATCTCGCCGCCAAGGGCCGGATCGAAACCGGCGTGATCAGCGTCAAGGCCGGCGGCAATGTCACGCCGACCATGGTGCGCGATCTCGGGCGGGTGATGGAGCGCGACAAGCACCGCTTCGGGCTGTTCGTGATGAAGGGGGCGCCGACCAAGGGCATGCGCGACGAAGCGGCCTCGCAGCCGGTGATCGAGACCGAATTCGGGCGGTTCCCAGCGTTGCAGTTCGTCACGCTTGAGGAGCTGTTCGACGGCCGCAAGCCGAAACTGCCGCCATTGATCAGCCCGGTGAAGAAGGCGTCGCGGGTCGAGACCCGGGCGTCGCATCAGCCGGGGGCGCAGGGCAGTCTGCTATAGGCTAGGCCGGGTTGGACAGAAGCTGCGACAATGCGTCCAGCCGGTCGCTCGCGGTGCGCAACGCGGCGAGGCGGGCGGCCTTGCTGGTGGCGGTGAAGAGCGCCGCGCGCGCGCCGTCGAGGCCCGATACCAGGGGGCCGTAGGAAGGCAGATTTGGCGGCAGCGCGGCCCAGGCCGATGTGCGCCGCATGATCTGATAGGACTGGCTGTATTCGGCATACCATTCGGTGATGATGCCGGCGACCGTCGCGGGATTGCGCATGCCTTCGCTGAGCGCGTGCATCATGTTCTGCGCGGCGATGCCAAGGTCGGTGCTGCTGGCCATATCAGGCTCCCTTGAACGAGAGGATCAATGCGGCGACGATGTCGAACGCCTTGGTCAGGCGATCGCGCAGGATGCGTGCGAGCTTCGCGCGTTCCTTGGCATCGAGGTTGGGGTGCTCGCCCAGCGTATCGCGGAGCTCCGCATCGGCTTCGGCAAGCGCGGTCAGAGCGGTGTCGAGCGCGGGAAACAGCTTGCCGCTTTCAATCTGCTCGGCGGCGCGATCATAATAGATTTCGGCCAGCTTGCGGCGCACTTCTCCGCTGACCGGGGCATTGTCCTTACCCTTGATGGTGATCATCGCCATATAGGCGCTGGTGGTCCGATGGTCCTGATCGGCATCGCGCGCCCATTCCCATGCGCGCAAATGGGTTATCAGATCCTCGACGAGCTTCTTGCGGTGCGGATCCTTCGCCACCAGCTTGCGCAGCTCCTCGACCTTGTGCTTCTCGTCCGCGAGGGCTTCGAGGAACTTCGCGAGTTCGCCAACCGCGGCAAGCCGCGCATCCTTGTCGTCGGGCACCAGCTTCGCGGCCTTGCCGACGCCGAGCGCCGCGAGCATCTTTTCGCCCGAGCGGAGCAATCCGATGGAATCGGTGAAGTCCTTCGAGAAGTCATCGCCATCATCGGCGAGAATCCTGTCGATCGCGCCGAAATAGGCGCTGAGCCCCTCGATCAGCCGCAGCGTCGGCTGAATTTCGCGCTCGGCCGGCGCCAGGGACAGGATGGCACGATCGCGACGGTCGGCATCGAGCGCCGCCGCTTCCTCGGCCGACAAGCATAGCCAGCCCGCCGCCTGGTCCGTGAAATTCCTGGCCGGGTCGAGCCGGGGCGGATCGCGCAGATACGCGATATCCGGATAGCAGTTGGGATCGAGGCCGATGATCTCGAGATTGGCCGCGCGCCGCGTCTTCGCCGCAGTGCCGAGATAGTCGCGCGCGAGCGTCATCGCCGCCTTGCCCTTGGCCGACACATCGCCCGCATATTCGACGCGAAGCGCGTTGAGCGCGCATCCCGACAGGGCGAATGCCAGCAACGGCAAGGTCGATTTGGCGACGAGCGATCTGGCCAGCATGTCCCGTTCCCGAAAATGGAGAGCGAATGGCGCACGCGACGCGGTACTAGGGCGCCAACAAGGCGAACCCGGCATATCTTCACATTTTCGTATAGATTTCGGCTTTTCGAGGAAATCCCGATTGCCGCCGATTTGGCGGTAATTCAGCCGTGGACGCTGACCCCGAACGGCACCACTCGGTTGAGCGCGACATGGCCGATCTCGCAGCGGCCGAGATAGGGCACGCCCATCTCCTTGCACCAGCGATGCATCATGAACTCGCCGGACTCGCCGAAATCGACGTCGTTGTCGACGACCGCGCTGATCGCGCCGAGGCGGACGCCGGCAAGGCCCTTGAGCTGGGTGGCATGGGCCATGGTGAACAGCATGCGATCGACGCGGTACATCGGCTCGCCGACCTCCTCGATCATCAGCACGTGATCGGTGAGATCGGGCATCCACGGCGTGCCGATCAGCGCGGTGAGGATCGAGAGGTTGAAGGCGGCGGCGGGCTTGCCGTCGAGCAGGCTCGGCTCGAGCCCGCTCTTGTCACGGTCGATCAGCCAGCTCAGCGCCCAGCCGGTATCGGCGCCCTTGTCGTTCTTGCCCATGCCGCTCGCCATCGAGGCGTGGCAGGGAAAACCGATGCGGCGGGCGTAGAGCGCGCCGAGCATGAAGCCCATGTCGGAGAAGCCCATATAGGTCTTGGTCCGCGCCGCCGGGCCGAGGTGCGGCATCACCATTTCGAGAATGCGGTTCGACCCATAGCCGCCGCGCGCGAACCAGATCGCGTCGAAGCCAGGATCGTTGGCGAATTCGAGGAAGGCGGCGGCGCGGACCTTGTCCGATCCGGCGAAGTGATTCTCGGTGACGAAGCATTGCGGGTGGAAGACGATATCATGCTGCGGATAGGTCAGCGCCATGAACGCGGCCATGCGCGCCGCGCTCTCCTGGCTGACCGTCCGTGCCGGTGCGACGACTCCGATGCGCATGTGCTTGCCCCTTCCCTTCAAACTGGCGATAGCGCGAGGGCATGGAACATCGCAAACCTTACTTCTTCGTCGGCATCGGCGGATCGGGCATGTTGCCGCTGGCGATGATCCTGGCGGGGCAGGGGGCGCGGGTTTCGGGTTCGGACCGCAGCCTCGATTCGGGACGGCTGCCGGCGAAGTTCGACGATCTGGCGAAGCGCGGCGTGGCGCTGTTTCCGCAGGACGGCAGCGGGATTTCGGGCGAGCAGATCGTGGTCGCCTCGGCGGCGATCGAGGACACGGTGGCGGACATGGTCGCGGCGGCGGCGGCGGGATGCGCGCGGATGACGCGGGCCGAGCTGCTCGCCAGCCTGTTCAACGCCGCGCCGATGTCGATCGGGGTGGCGGGGACCAGCGGCAAATCGACCGTCACCGGCATGATCGGCTGGATCCTCCATGCCATCGGCCGCGATCCGACGGTAATGAACGGCGCGGTGATGAAGAACTTCGCCAACCCCGAGGCGCCGTTCGCCAGCGCGCTGGTCGGGCAGGGGGCGGATTTCGTCAGCGAGGTGGACGAAAGCGATGGCTCGATCGCGCTCTATTGGCCGAAGGTGGCGGTGCTCAACAATGTCAGCCTCGATCACAAATCGCTGGAGGAGTTGCGCGACCTGTTCGGGGCGTTCGCGGCCAAGGCGGTGACGACGGTGGTCAATGTCGGCGATGCCGAGAGCGCGGCGCTGGCGATGGCGCTCGACCGCAAGCGCTGCCTCACCTTCGCGGTCGAGGCCGAGGCCGATCTCGTCGCGCGGAACCTGACGCCCGAGGCCTATGCGATCGGCTTCGATCTCGAGTACGGGGGCGAGACCCACCGCGTGTCGCTGGGGGTGCCGGGGCGGCACAATGTCGCCAACGCGCTGGCGGCGATCGGCGCGGCGATGGCGGCGGGGGTGCCGCTGGCGCGGGCGGCGAAGGCGATCGAGGGGTTTGCCGGGCTCAAGCGGCGCTTCGAACTGGTCGGCGAGGCGGGCGGTGTCGCCGTGATCGACGATTTCGGCCACAACCCCGACAAGATCGCCGCGACCATCGCGACGCTGCGCGCCTTTCCCGGGCGGCTGCTGCTGCTGTTCCAGCCGCACGGCTATGGGCCATTGAAGGTGATGCGGCGCGAACTGGTCGCGATGTTCGCCGGCAAGCTGGCGGCGGACGACCTGCTGGTGCTGCCCGACCCGGTCTATCATGGCGGGACGACGACGCGCGAAGTGACCAGCGCCGATATCGTCGCGGACGTGGCGGCGACGGGGCGGCAGGCGCTGCATATCCCCGATCGCGCGGCGGCGGCGGCGCATCTGGTGGCGAGCGCCCGACCCGGCGACCGCATCGTCGTGATGGGTGCGCGCGACGACACGCTGAGCCAGTTCGCGGCGGAGATGGCGGACACGCTCGCGCGCTGATTATGTCTGCATTGTTGCGCACGCATGGACTCTGCCACCCGATCGGTCCATTGTGGACTCACTCCATTGGGGAGCGTCACATGAAATTCATGCAGTTGCTGCATTGCATGCGAGGGAAGCATCAGCGGAGTCGCGGACGGGCCTGGCTTGACGGTGACGTGTACCGGTCGTTCTGCCTCGGATGCGGCAAGCCGATGTTGCGCACGTATAAGGGCTGGATCCTGACATCAAACGCCGAAGGCGGCGGCCCTGGGGGGCCGGGAGCGGTGAGTCGGACCTAGCGCGCCAGACGTCTCTGGAGCGAACGAGACAGAGGCGGTCGGCAACACCATATATTGCCGCCATGCGTCGTGCGTCACTTTATACATAGAATCCGAGCGATATGGGAATATTTGATGCATCTTGAACTGTTGCCCATCTGGTTTTTGCCGCTCATCGCCGTGGTGGCCAGCGCATTGTTGGTCTCGTTCGTCTGGGTGCGGGTCAAGGCGCGCCGGCGCAAGCAGCGCCAGCACGAGCGCCGCCGCAAGAACATCGCCCATGCCCGCGCCTGGGACTGGGTCATGGGCCGCCGAGCGCCGCGGCTGACCGATCAGCGCTCGGTTCCCGAATAGCGTTCTTGCATCGTTGCGCTTCGCGCTTCCAGACGTTTCGCCGACGCCCTTGCGACTGGCAATGCCCGGCGTGAGACGCGGTCATGTCTTGCTCGCTTTCCGATATGGAAAGCACCATTGACATAGCGCGATATCGTGCGTAAAGCTCCCTTTACTAATTCGAAAGGGGGCTTGACATGAATACCCGGAATCCCGCCCAACGCCGCTATGTCGCGCGGTTCGTGCCGGCGATGCTGGCCTATGTGATCGTGCTGTTCGCCTGCACCTGGGCGAATCGGGCGTATCAGCCCGAAGGCGCGGCGCTGTATGTGCTGTCGGTGCTGCCGTCATTGCCATTGCTCGCGGTGCTGGTGGTGATGGGGCTGTATCTGCGCGAGGAGCGGGACGAGTTCATCCGCAACCGGCTGGTCACGGCGATGATCGGTGGGATCGGCATCACGCTGGCGATCACATCGGTTTGGGGATTCCTCGAGGAAGGCGCGCATGTCGCGCACTTCCCGACCTTCCTCGCCTTCCCGATCTGGTGCGGTGCGTTCGGTTTCGTCCAATGCCTGGTGAGCCTGCGCGACCGGATGGCGGGAGGCGGCGATGCATAACCGCCTCCGTGTGCTGCGCGCCGAGCGGGCGTGGAGCCAGCAGGATCTGGCCGAGCGGCTCGAGGTGTCGCGCCAGAGCGTCAACGCCATCGAGACCGGCCGCTACGATCCTTCGCTGCCGCTCGCCTTCAAGATCGCCGACCTGTTCGGCATGGCGATCGAGGACATCTTCACCAACCCATCCAAGGGAACACCGCAATGATCCGCCGTCTTCGTACCGCCGCCTGCCGCAAGAGCCGGCTGCCGCTTGTCGCCATCATGGTCGCGATCTGGGCCGCCAATGGTTCGCCCGGAATCGATGGCCGTGCCCGCGCGCAGATCGCTCCCGCCGCCCATGATGCCGGCGCCGCGATGATCCAGACACTGCACATCTCGGTGCAGGTGATCGGCAAGGGCAGCCCGGTGATCCTGATCCCCGGCCTCTCCAGCCCGCGCGAGGTGTGGGACGGGATCGCCCCCGAACTGGCCAAGACGCACACGGTGTATCTGGTGCAGGTCAACGGCTTTGGCGGCGACGATCCGCGCGCCAATCTGAAGCCCGGCGTGATCGACGGGATGGTCGCGGACCTGCACGACCTGATCGTCAGCCGGAAGCTGAAAAAGCCCGCCGTGATCGGCCATTCGCTGGGCGGTCTCGCCACGCTGATGCTGGCCAAGGCGTATCCGGGCGATGTCGGCAAGGCGATGATCGTCGATGCCTTGCCCTTTGTCGGATCGGCATTCTTCCCCGGATCGACCGTGGAAAGCGTCAGGCCGCAGGCCGAAGCGATGCGCGCGCAGATGGCGGGACTGTACGGTCAGCCGGTGCCCGAGGCGGTGCTGAACGCGATCGCCAACCAGAATGCGCTGAAGCCCGCGTCGCGCGAGACGGTGAAGGGCTGGATGGCCAAGACCGACATGCGCGTGTCGGCGCAGGCGATGTACGAGGATCTGCAGATCGATCTGCGCGGACAACTGGCCGCGATCACCGCGCCGGTGACCGTGCTGGTGCCCTGGACCGGCGCCGAGGGCACGACCAAGACCGAGCTCTATCGCGGCGAATATGCCGGGACGGCGAAGCTGAAGATCCAGGGCGTGGCCGATAGCGGGCACTTCATCATGCTCGATCAGCCCGAGGCGTTCCGCGCCGCGCTGACGGCGTTCCTCGCCGGATAGGCAAACGAAGCCCCGGGGCGCTCACAAAACCCCGGGGCTTCGCGCTAAACGAAATGCGGCGCGGGTACCCGAGGGCACCCGCGCCGCATTTCGTTCAATAGGTTCCACGGAAGCTGCGGTCGAGGTTGTGATCGCCGCGCCAGTCGCGGCTGTCGTCGCGTTCATTGCCGAAAAAGGCGCCGGCGCGTTCTTCGTCCTTCCACGCCGCCTGCGCTTCGGCGGCGGTCTTGCGCAGCGTCACCTTGTCGTCGACCGAATCGATCCAGCGCGACGGAATCGAATGGTGATGGCCGCCGGCATTCGCATCGCTCTTGGTCAGCACGATGCGGTCGCCACGGACCTTGTCGACCTTGCCGACATGGCTGCCATCGGAGCCGACGACTTCCATGTGCTCGGCGACGCGGTCCAGGCAATCGCGCTGGCCCTGGCGATCGCTGCGCCAGGTGCTGAACTCGTTGTGGAAGCGCTGGGCGTTCTCGCGGCGATATTCGTCATAGTCGCGGTCGAGCTCGTCGATCCGCTCGCGGCGCCACGCGCCATATTCGCGGTCATGGCCACGGGCGAACCGCTCGTCATAGCGCATGTCGCGCTCGCGGCGGCGCTCGGCCTCGGTATCGCCGAACCACGAGCGGACCTCGTCGCCGGCGCGCTCGAAAAAGCCGCGTTCACCGCGTTCACCGTGTTCACGGCCGCCATAGCCATGGTCGCGTCCGGAACGGGCCGGACGATAGTCGAAATCCTGTCCGCGATCGTAGCGCGTATCGCGGAAGCCGCGGTCCCGGCCCTGACCGATATCGACACCGGCGGCGGCATAGTCGCGCGCGCTCGAATGGCTGGCGGTGCGGGCGCGGGGCGGCCCGCTGACCTGATATTGATCCTCGGGGCCGAAGAAGCGGTCTTCGGAATAGCGGTCTGCCATTTCTGATCTCCAACACTGCAGGGATTTGCCTGTGCGGATTCAGCGGACGAAGCGCGGGTTGGTTCCGGAAAAAACGAGGCTTTTCCAAGCCGTTCGGCGCGTGGCGGATACGGCTCGCCGCGCGCCGCGCAACGCGGTTGCATCGGGCATGACCGCAAGCTAATGGGGGCGCCTCCCGGGGTTCCCGGGACCGGCGGCGGGGCTGTAGCTCAGATGGGAGAGCGCTGCAATCGCACTGCAGAGGTCAGGGGTTCGATTCCCCTCAGCTCCACCAGCCGCCCCGATTTCCTCAGAGGCGGCTGATGAAGCCCGGGCTTATTTGTGGTCGAGCTTGAGCGCTTCGGCCACGGCCGCCCATGGCACCAGCTTGAAATTCTGGTTCTCGGGCGGCGAGACGTTGCGGCCGTCCTGCGCGACCATCAACCCGCCTTCGAAGCCGGGGCCGGCGTTCATGCCGGTGACGTCGAGGCCGTCGGTCTCCGAGACGCCGTCGATGCCGAGGCCGGCATTGGCGCCGATCGCGAAGCTGCCGACATAGGCGTTGTTGCCGTCGCGGCGGAACACCGCATAGCTGTCATTGCCCTGGCTCGAGACGACGAGATAGCCACGGCCGCCGGACAGGCGGACGAGGCCGATGCCTTCCATATCGTCCTTGAGCGCGGGATAGTCCTTGACCGCGGCATACATGAAGCGGGCCGGGCCGCCCTTGGGCTCGGCGCCTTCGCGCCACAGGCCGACATCCTCCTCGTTGGTGTAGAGGATGCCGGTATCGTCATCGGCGACGCAGCCTTCGACCTGGGTGGCGAAGGGGAGGTCGCGGACGAGCTTGGCCTGGACCTTGCCCGCAGGCGTCGCGACCAGCTCCCATTGGCGCATCTTGCCGTCGGTCTGGTTGATGAAGACATAGGTCTTCCGGGTCTTCGCGCTCTTGTACATGCACAGGCCATAAGGGTCGTCGAGGCCGGTCAACTGGACGCCGTCCGCGACATTGGTGAGGCGGCGGGCGACGGGATCCAGCGCGTAGATCGCGATGCTCTTATGGGTGCGATCACTGGCGGTGACGAGCGTCACCTTCTTGCCGCCGAGCGTGAAGCCGTCGCGCAGATCGACATTGTTCATCCGGCCATCGGGCAGGAACTGGAGCACCTTGCCGGCCATGTCGTAGACATAGAGGCCGGACTGTTTCTGGGTGCCGATGATCAGGCTTTGCGCGGGATCGGTCGGGTGGATCCAGATCGCGGGATCGTCGGCCGCGTCGCCGCCGGTCTCCACCGGCTGGGTCTCGACGGTCGCCTGAACCGTGGCGATACGCGCGGGTGCTGCAAGCGCGGCGCGTGCCGGCAATCCGGCGGCGGCGAGGACGGCGTCCCAGCGGACGAGCTTGAAATTGACCGCGTCGGGGGCGTTGTCGTCATCGGCGATGGCGAGCATGCCGCCGCCGATGGCGAGGCCGCCCGGATCGGTGACGGGGTCGTCCGCGCCGGCGGCGACGGTCACCGAGCCGAGATAGGCGTAGTCGGCCTGGGTATCGTAGAGATTGAAGCGGTTGGCCGAGGCATCGGCGACGATCAGGCGGCCATCTGGGGCGATGGCGACGCCCTTGGCTTCCTCGGTGATATGGCCCAGCCGGACCGCGTCGACCAGAACCGGGGCGATCTCCGCTTCGGGCTCGACCGCGAAGTGCCAGACACCGACGGTTTCCTGCGAGATATAGATCGAGCCGCGATCGTCGGCGGCGCAATAGCCGGTTTCCGACGCTTGCGAGAAGCGCCGGGCCAAGCGCGCGGTGAATGCTCCGGCGGCATCGGCGGCGAGCGTGTATTGGGCGATGCCGCCCTGATCGCCGAGCAGGAACAGATAGAGCGAATCGTCACGGTGGCTGCGCGCGAGGCAGAGACCGGCGAGGGTCATGCCGGGGGCGGGGAGATTGAAGGTGAGCGGGCTGAGCGCGCCGCCTTCGCTTGCCGCGAAAAGCTTGACCGTGTTGAGCTTGCCGTCAAGCGC from Sphingomonas sp. includes these protein-coding regions:
- a CDS encoding DNA methyltransferase, encoding MSKLYYGDNLDVLRERIADASVDLVYLDPPFNSNAGYNVLFRAADGVGTDASIQAFDDTWTWGDASKNALLDIASGTNRQLQVMMEAMHAAIGENPLMAYLSMMAVRLVELHRVLKPTGSLYLHCDPTASHYLKLVLDAVFGSENFGNEIIWQRQNAKGLASTRFARNHDVIFRVTKSGSWIWNPQYTPHNDGYVAGFYRHLDEDSGRRYRLGDLTNPNKNRPNLTYEFLGITRVWRWTRERMQEAYEAGLVVQTKPGAVPQLKRYLDEQEGNPVGDIWTDIRPVQAQSKEDRHLGYPTQKPRALLERIISASSNSGDVILDPFCGCGTAVDAAQKLGRDWIGIDVTHIAIGMIEDRMRSGYPGIEFETIGVPKDLASAERLAEEDPHQFQQWVSWQVGGFPREKKGGDRGVDGWFNYLAAKGRIETGVISVKAGGNVTPTMVRDLGRVMERDKHRFGLFVMKGAPTKGMRDEAASQPVIETEFGRFPALQFVTLEELFDGRKPKLPPLISPVKKASRVETRASHQPGAQGSLL
- a CDS encoding LD-carboxypeptidase, whose protein sequence is MRIGVVAPARTVSQESAARMAAFMALTYPQHDIVFHPQCFVTENHFAGSDKVRAAAFLEFANDPGFDAIWFARGGYGSNRILEMVMPHLGPAARTKTYMGFSDMGFMLGALYARRIGFPCHASMASGMGKNDKGADTGWALSWLIDRDKSGLEPSLLDGKPAAAFNLSILTALIGTPWMPDLTDHVLMIEEVGEPMYRVDRMLFTMAHATQLKGLAGVRLGAISAVVDNDVDFGESGEFMMHRWCKEMGVPYLGRCEIGHVALNRVVPFGVSVHG
- a CDS encoding Mur ligase family protein gives rise to the protein MEHRKPYFFVGIGGSGMLPLAMILAGQGARVSGSDRSLDSGRLPAKFDDLAKRGVALFPQDGSGISGEQIVVASAAIEDTVADMVAAAAAGCARMTRAELLASLFNAAPMSIGVAGTSGKSTVTGMIGWILHAIGRDPTVMNGAVMKNFANPEAPFASALVGQGADFVSEVDESDGSIALYWPKVAVLNNVSLDHKSLEELRDLFGAFAAKAVTTVVNVGDAESAALAMALDRKRCLTFAVEAEADLVARNLTPEAYAIGFDLEYGGETHRVSLGVPGRHNVANALAAIGAAMAAGVPLARAAKAIEGFAGLKRRFELVGEAGGVAVIDDFGHNPDKIAATIATLRAFPGRLLLLFQPHGYGPLKVMRRELVAMFAGKLAADDLLVLPDPVYHGGTTTREVTSADIVADVAATGRQALHIPDRAAAAAHLVASARPGDRIVVMGARDDTLSQFAAEMADTLAR
- a CDS encoding helix-turn-helix transcriptional regulator, with product MHNRLRVLRAERAWSQQDLAERLEVSRQSVNAIETGRYDPSLPLAFKIADLFGMAIEDIFTNPSKGTPQ
- a CDS encoding alpha/beta hydrolase; amino-acid sequence: MIRRLRTAACRKSRLPLVAIMVAIWAANGSPGIDGRARAQIAPAAHDAGAAMIQTLHISVQVIGKGSPVILIPGLSSPREVWDGIAPELAKTHTVYLVQVNGFGGDDPRANLKPGVIDGMVADLHDLIVSRKLKKPAVIGHSLGGLATLMLAKAYPGDVGKAMIVDALPFVGSAFFPGSTVESVRPQAEAMRAQMAGLYGQPVPEAVLNAIANQNALKPASRETVKGWMAKTDMRVSAQAMYEDLQIDLRGQLAAITAPVTVLVPWTGAEGTTKTELYRGEYAGTAKLKIQGVADSGHFIMLDQPEAFRAALTAFLAG
- a CDS encoding DUF2171 domain-containing protein; this translates as MADRYSEDRFFGPEDQYQVSGPPRARTASHSSARDYAAAGVDIGQGRDRGFRDTRYDRGQDFDYRPARSGRDHGYGGREHGERGERGFFERAGDEVRSWFGDTEAERRRERDMRYDERFARGHDREYGAWRRERIDELDRDYDEYRRENAQRFHNEFSTWRSDRQGQRDCLDRVAEHMEVVGSDGSHVGKVDKVRGDRIVLTKSDANAGGHHHSIPSRWIDSVDDKVTLRKTAAEAQAAWKDEERAGAFFGNERDDSRDWRGDHNLDRSFRGTY
- a CDS encoding phytase yields the protein MLFKFGCSFAALATAMLAAPAVAQDAPPIQAALETTPTQGRGIDSPVFHRGNIFGAAKNGGIEIYDSAGKRRAIVPAGDIRALDLRANAVPGGAALLAALDGKLNTVKLFAASEGGALSPLTFNLPAPGMTLAGLCLARSHRDDSLYLFLLGDQGGIAQYTLAADAAGAFTARLARRFSQASETGYCAADDRGSIYISQETVGVWHFAVEPEAEIAPVLVDAVRLGHITEEAKGVAIAPDGRLIVADASANRFNLYDTQADYAYLGSVTVAAGADDPVTDPGGLAIGGGMLAIADDDNAPDAVNFKLVRWDAVLAAAGLPARAALAAPARIATVQATVETQPVETGGDAADDPAIWIHPTDPAQSLIIGTQKQSGLYVYDMAGKVLQFLPDGRMNNVDLRDGFTLGGKKVTLVTASDRTHKSIAIYALDPVARRLTNVADGVQLTGLDDPYGLCMYKSAKTRKTYVFINQTDGKMRQWELVATPAGKVQAKLVRDLPFATQVEGCVADDDTGILYTNEEDVGLWREGAEPKGGPARFMYAAVKDYPALKDDMEGIGLVRLSGGRGYLVVSSQGNDSYAVFRRDGNNAYVGSFAIGANAGLGIDGVSETDGLDVTGMNAGPGFEGGLMVAQDGRNVSPPENQNFKLVPWAAVAEALKLDHK